A window of the Drosophila gunungcola strain Sukarami chromosome X unlocalized genomic scaffold, Dgunungcola_SK_2 000043F, whole genome shotgun sequence genome harbors these coding sequences:
- the LOC128260905 gene encoding homeotic protein female sterile isoform X2, translating to MSSNEPPPRYEPPVEPVNGIVQPPVMPPAERPGRNTNQLQYLIKTVMKVIWKHHFSWPFQQPVDAKKLNLPDYHKIIKQPMDMGTIKKRLENNYYWSAKETIHDFNTMFNNCYVYNKPGEDVVVMAQTLEKVFLQKIESMPKEELELEPVTAKGGKKKQRAPATPKSSSSSGGAGASTGSGTASSAAVSSGPGSGSTKVSAAASSAQQSGLQGATGAGGGAASTPGSQAGSGAGGATSARPVSAMGGTVSSTAGGAPSIPPISTMPPHTVPGSTNTTTTAMGGGAGGAGAASANSNAAALMASLLSAGQTGAYPGAPGQTAVNSSSLLDGGTAAVAAAAAAAAAAAAAGAGGAPGAAGGAAGAGVTIPAVAVNAANAVQAYVSAGVSVGVDAVIPPQQPAKIKKGVKRKADTTTPTANAFESPYTQMDSKSAKIATRRESNRQVIGKKGSGYNMSPLGVSGVPGLGGLVAVGVAGVAVAKNKEKLSDALKSCNEILKELFSKKHSGYAWPFYKPVDAEMLGLHDYHDIIKKPMDLGTVKRKMDNREYKSAPEFAADVRLIFTNCYKYNPPDHDVVAMGRKLQDVFEMRYANIPDEPVANAAHLHGHGHGHGHGHAHSHGHGHGHGHGHGYGGSSSLKHDASDSSSEDSSDTENESNSDEERSAKLKMLESKLLGLQEEIRKLSEEASAKKKAKKKLKEKKKSMGAGSGSGSASHHGHASGGGAGAGGAGGAGSSGHAGGVSVPGGVGALGAGGAGSASLNALLSGSLVGPGGGAIAGGVPNVAALHSQVHDVAMTFNQLAGGGAAAGGGFGSAVTAAGASAGGKAGTLAGALAAGAAAGAGGTTTGSGSGSSKGAKSKGGRGAKGGGAGGVGASNNAAAGNAAGGAAGAATGAGAIGAGVGGAGAAGGGNASKRAKGSSSASAGGAVSGANASTGGAGARGSSKKKPSQVMNFDSEEEDTAKPMSYDEKRQLSLDINKLPGDKLGRVVHIIQNREPSLRDSNPDEIEIDFETLKPSTLRELESYVASCLRKKTRKPYYKKPSGKSKDEQMAEKKQELEKRLQDVTGQLGASKKTAKKDESASNKVEAVQPANPVSSSSSSSDSSSSSSSDSSSSDSSDSEAGDGDERPPRKKKSRDSNGSNVNNPSINVVLGGNLASGALTPTTMLMGLDHVVNSNTPTSQMSNMLGNANPLTAAAMLNNNNKTSLPGSNFGGAPTSAAGNMLLGPVAAGAVSTATAAGQQQQQHNNKNGPNDLSKVPLGGSITAALLSHSFAGGAAAGGGVASSQSSGGIRIASNLHNKPSGLGGGDLGDHHAALAAALTSGVNSTAGAPSGGSNSNNSNNNNNNNTNPLGGAHGDAMANASLASGLKQIPQFDDPVEQSLASLEFSAGSTGKPSLTDNFLMQQHLMQPAGTQQQQQQPFGHQQQQQQQQQQQQQQQMDYVTELLTKGAESVSGMNGNHLLNFNLDMAAAAYQQKQQQQQQHQQQQQQQQQAHNNGFNVADFGMAGFDMQAASAFLDLEHTLQQQQQQMQQQQQLQTPQQQQQQLQTPQQQQQQQERQQQTQHMIGMSHQQQSSLDLMHLHQQQQLHQQQQQLHQQLQQQQQVANKLLIIPKPIESMMPSPPDKQQQQLQQQHQKVLPPQQSPSDMKGHSAAAVAAAAAAAAAAHGKLAQAFKASNEQNLKNASSWSSLASANSPQSHTSSSSSSSKAKPAMDSFQQFRNKAKERDRLKLLEAAEKEKKNQKEAAEKEQQQRKHHKSSSSSSSSASAAAAQAAAVAAAAAAAAAAAAAASSAVASSASNASGGSSSGGGAGGVGVPASSNQAISGDRERDRDRERERERSGSGGGGQSGNGNNSSNSANSNGPGSAGSGGSGGGGGGSGPASAGGPNSGGGPALLNAGSNSNSGVGSGGAASSNSNSSVGGIVGSGGPGSNSQGSNGGGGGGGGGPASGGGGMGSGALDYGQQVAVLTAAAANAQAQHVAAAVAAQAILAASPLGAMESGRKSVHDAQPQISRVDDIKASPGGQGQSSPAQQSPQDRAAAKRAEQRRAEQERRRREALAGQIDMNMQSDLMAAFEETL from the exons ATGTCGTCCAATGAGCCACCGCCTCGTTACGAGCCACCCGTGGAGCCAGTCAATGGCATTGTACAGCCACCGGTGATGCCGCCAGCGGAGCGACCTGGCCGCAATACGAACCAATTGCAATATCTGATCAAGACGGTGATGAAGGTGATATGGAAGCACCACTTCTCGTGGCCCTTTCAACAGCCCGTCGATGCCAAGAAGCTTAACCTGCCCGACTACCACAAGATCATCAAACAGCCTATGGACATGGGCACGATCAAGAAGCGGCTGGAGAACAACTACTATTGGTCCGCAAAGGAGACCATACACGACTTCAACACGATGTTCAACAATTGCTATGTCTACAACAAACCCGGCGAGGATGTCGTTGTGATGGCCCAGACGCTCGAGAAAGTCTTCCTCCAGAAGATCGAATCGATGCCCAAGGAGGAGCTCGAACTGGAGCCGGTTACAGCCAAGGGTGGCAAAAAGAAGCAACGGGCGCCGGCTACGCCCaagtcatcgtcatcgtccgGTGGCGCTGGAGCATCCACCGGTTCTGGTACGGCCTCCTCTGCGGCGGTTAGCAGTGGACCAGGTAGTGGCTCCACCAAAGTGTCAGCTGCCGCCTCATCCGCGCAACAGTCCGGCCTGCAAGGAGCGACGGGAGCGGGCGGCGGTGCGGCGAGCACACCGGGTAGCCAGGCGGGTTCCGGTGCCGGAGGAGCGACTTCCGCACGACCCGTTTCCGCCATGGGCGGCACGGTTTCATCGACGGCCGGCGGTGCACCGTCCATACCACCGATTAGCACAATGCCACCGCACACGGTACCCGGCAGCACCAATACGACCACGACAGCGATGGGTGGTGGCGCTGGTGGAGCAGGTGCAGCGTCAGCAAACTCCAATGCCGCCGCCCTGATGGCCAGCCTCCTGAGTGCGGGCCAAACGGGTGCCTATCCCGGCGCCCCCGGCCAGACGGCGGTTAATAGCTCCTCACTTCTAGATGGCGGtacagcagcagtagcggcggcagcagcagcagcggcggcggcggcggcggcaggaGCGGGCGGTGCACCGGGAGCCGCTGGTGGAGCAGCGGGCGCAGGAGTGACAATACCAGCCGTAGCCGTCAACGCCGCCAATGCCGTGCAGGCCTATGTGAGTGCGGGCGTGAGTGTGGGAGTGGACGCCGTGATACCGCCGCAGCAGCCCGCCAAAATCAAGAAGGGAGTCAAACGGAAGGCGGACACCACCACTCCGACGGCCAATGCCTTCGAATCGCCGTACACGCAAATGGACTCAAAATCGGCCAAGATTGCGACGCGGCGGGAGTCGAATCGTCAGGTAATTGGCAAGAAG GGCTCGGGATACAATATGTCGCCGCTGGGCGTCTCCGGAGTGCCCGGACTTGGTGGTCTAGTTGCCGTCGGTGTTGCCGGCGTTGCGGTGGCCAAGAACAAGGAGAAGCTATCGGATGCGCTCAAATCATGCAACGAGATCCTCAAGGAGCTCTTCTCGAAGAAGCACTCTGGCTATGCCTGGCCCTTCTATAAGCCGGTGGACGCGGAAATGCTTGGCCTGCACGACTACCACGACATCATTAAGAAGCCGATGGATCTGGGCACTGTCAAGCGGAAAATGGACAATCGCGAGTACAAGAGCGCGCCGGAATTTGCCGCCGACGTGCGATTAATATTCACCAATTGCTACAAGTACAATCCGCCAGACCATGATGTTGTGGCCATGGGTCGCAAGCTGCAGGACGTCTTCGAGATGCGCTACGCCAACATCCCCGACGAGCCGGTGGCCAATGCGGCCCACCTTCATGgccatgggcatgggcatggtcACGGTCATGCCCACAGTCACGGGCACGGTCACGGACACGGTCATGGCCACGGATACGGCGGCTCCTCCTCACTCAAGCACGATGCCAGCGATTCGTCCAGCGAGGACTCCAGCGACACGGAGAATGAATCCAACTCGGACGAGGAGCGCAGCGCCAAGCTGAAAATGCTCGAGTCCAAGCTGCTCGGCCTGCAGGAGGAAATTCGCAAGCTGTCCGAGGAAGCCTCCGCCAAGAAAAAGGCGAAGAAGAAACTCAAGGAGAAGAAGAAGTCGATGGGCGCTGGCTCCGGCTCTGGCTCGGCCTCGCATCATGGTCACGCCTCGGGCGGCGGTGCCGGCGCTGGCGGAGCAGGCGGCGCCGGATCAAGCGGCCATGCGGGCGGAGTCTCGGTGCCGGGCGGTGTCGGCGCCCTGGGTGCCGGTGGAGCGGGCAGTGCCAGTCTCAACGCACTGCTCAGTGGATCGCTGGTTGGCCCCGGCGGAGGAGCCATCGCCGGCGGAGTCCCCAATGTGGCGGCCCTGCACAGTCAGGTGCATGACGTGGCCATGACCTTTAACCAGCTGGCGGGCGGCGGTGCCGCGGCCGGTGGTGGCTTTGGTAGCGCCGTGACTGCAGCAGGAGCTTCGGCGGGCGGCAAGGCGGGCACCCTGGCCGGCGCTCTGGCTGCGGGAGCGGCTGCAGGCGCTGGCGGTACAACGACTGGCAGCGGCAGTGGCAGCAGTAAAGGTGCTAAGAGCAAGGGCGGACGCGGCGCAAAGGGCGGTGGAGCCGGCGGCGTTGGAGCCAGCAATAATGCCGCTGCGGGCAATGCGGCAGGCGGTGCAGCGGGAGCTGCAACGGGCGCTGGAGCCATTGGAGCTGGAGTCGGCGGTGCAGGAGCAGCGGGCGGCGGCAATGCCTCCAAGCGGGCCAAGGGCAGCAGTTCGGCGAGCGCTGGCGGTGCTGTTAGCGGCGCGAATGCCAGTACCGGTGGCGCCGGGGCGCGTGGCAGCAGCAAGAAGAAGCCCAGCCAGGTGATGAACTTCGactccgaggaggaggacacGGCCAAGCCAATGTCGTACGATGAGAAGCGCCAGCTCTCGCTGGACATCAACAAGTTGCCAG GTGACAAGCTGGGCCGTGTGGTGCACATCATCCAAAACCGGGAGCCATCGCTGCGTGACTCCAATCCCGACGAAATTGAGATCGACTTCGAGACGCTGAAGCCGTCGACGCTGCGCGAGCTTGAAAGCTATGTGGCGTCGTGTTTGCGCAAAAAAACACGTAAGCCATATT ATAAAAAGCCTTCCGGCAAGTCGAAGGACGAGCAGATGGCCGAGAAAAAGCAGGAGCTGGAGAAGCGCCTGCAGGACGTCACCGGTCAGCTGGGGGCAAGCAAGAAAACCGCCAAGAAAG ATGAGTCCGCTTCAAACAAGGTCGAGGCAGTGCAGCCGGCGAATCCCGTGTCGTCGAGTTCCAGTTCCAGCGATTCATCGTCGTCGAGTTCGAGTGATAGCAGTTCGAGTGACTCGAGCGACAGTGAAGCAG GTGATGGTGACGAACGACCGCCGCGCAAGAAAAAATCCAGAGACTCGAATGGAAGCAAT GTAAATAATCCAAGCATAAACGTTGTCCTGGGCGGCAATCTGGCAAGCGGCGCTCTCACGCCGACGACCATGTTGATGGGCCTGGATCATGTGGTTAACTCCAACACACCCACATCACAAATGT CCAACATGCTGGGCAATGCCAACCCACTGACGGCAGCTGCCATgctgaacaacaacaacaagacaTCGCTGCCGGGCAGCAATTTCGGTGGAGCGCCCACTAGCGCCGCCGGCAACATGTTGCTCGGTCCAGTTGCCGCTGGTGCAGTTTCAACAGCGACGGCGGcggggcagcagcagcagcagcacaacaacaagaacGGACCAAACGATCTGAGCAAAGTGCCGCTGGGTGGCTCCATCACCGCCGCCCTGCTGTCGCACAGTTTCgccggaggagcagcagccggAGGAGGTGTGGCTAGCAGTCAGTCGAGCGGCGGCATTCGCATAGCCAGCAATCTGCACAACAAGCCCTCCGGCTTGGGTGGCGGTGATTTGGGCGATCATCATGCGGCACTGGCGGCTGCCTTGACGTCCGGCGTCAACAGCACCGCCGGCGCTCCTTCaggcggcagcaacagcaacaacagcaacaacaataataacaacaacacaaATCCACTGGGCGGTGCGCATGGGGACGCGATGGCCAATGCCTCGTTGGCCTCGGGTCTCAAGCAGATACCGCAGTTCGATGATCCCGTGGAGCAGTCGCTGGCCTCGTTGGAGTTCAGCGCCGGTTCCACGGGCAAGCCATCGCTGACGGACAACTTTTTGATGCAGCAGCATCTGATGCAACCCGCCGGaacccagcagcagcagcaacaaccgtTTGgccatcagcaacagcagcagcagcaacaacagcagcagcagcagcagcaaatggACTATGTGACAGAACTGCTGACCAAGGGAGCGGAGAGTGTGAGCGGCATGAATGGCAACCACCTGCTGAACTTCAATCTGGACATGGCGGCGGCGGCTTaccagcaaaagcagcagcagcaacagcagcatcagcagcaacagcagcagcagcagcaggcgcacAACAATGGCTTCAATGTGGCCGATTTCGGCATGGCCGGATTCGATATGCAGGCGGCCTCAGCATTCCTCGATCTGGAGCACAcgctccagcagcagcagcagcagatgcaacagcagcagcaattgcagacaccacagcaacagcagcagcaactgcagacgccccagcaacagcagcaacaacaggagAGACAACAGCAAACGCAGCATATGATTG GAATGAGCCACCAGCAACAGTCTAGTCTGGACCTCATGCACctgcatcagcagcaacaactgcatcagcaacagcaacagctccaccagcagctccaacaacagcagcaggtgGCCAACAAGCTGCTGATCATACCCAAGCCCATCGAATCGATGATGCCCAGTCCCCCggacaagcagcagcagcaattgcagcagcagcatcagaaGGTGCTGCCGCCGCAGCAGTCGCCCTCGGACATGAAGGGTCattcggcggcggcggtggcagcggctgcggcggcggctgcaGCGGCACACGGCAAGCTGGCGCAAGCCTTCAAGGCCTCCAACGAGCAGAACCTCAAGAACGCCAGCTCGTGGTCCTCGCTGGCCTCGGCCAACTCGCCCCAGTCGCACACGTCGAGCAGCTCGAGCAGCAGCAAGGCCAAGCCGGCCATGGACTCGTTCCAGCAGTTCCGCAACAAAGCCAAAGAACGCGACCGTCTCAAGCTGCTGGAGGCGGCCgagaaggagaagaagaaCCAAAAGGAGGCCGCCgagaaggagcagcagcagcgcaagCACCACAAGTCCTCCTCGTCATCATCCTCGTCGGCATCCGCGGCGGCCGCCCAGGCGGCAGCAGTTgcggctgcagcagcagcagcagcagcggccgCGGCGGCGGCCTCGTCGGCTGTGGCCTCCAGTGCCTCGAACGCCTCGGGCGGCAGCAGTAGTGGCGGCGGCGCTGGTGGTGTTGGCGTGCCTGCCAGCAGCAACCAGGCGATTAGTGGCGATCGCGAGCGTGACAGGGATCGCGAGCGGGAGCGAGAGCGTtccggcagcggcggcggcggtcaGTCGGGCAATGggaacaacagcagcaactcgGCCAACAGCAATGGACCCGGCAGTGCGGGCAGCGGAGgcagtggcggcggcggcggaggaagTGGTCCGGCCAGCGCCGGCGGACCAAATAGTGGTGGAGGACCAGCGCTGCTCAATGCcggcagcaatagcaacagcggTGTTGGCAGCGGCGGCGccgccagcagcaacagcaacagcagcgtCGGCGGCATCGTCGGCAGCGGCGGACCCGGTTCCAATAGCCAGGGCAGCaatggcggcggcggcggtggaggaggaggaccggccagcggcggcggtggcatGGGCAGTGGCGCCCTCGACTACGGTCAGCAAGTGGCGGTGCtgacggcggcggcggccaacGCGCAGGCCCAGCATGTGGCGGCCGCTGTGGCCGCCCAAGCGATTCTGGCCGCCTCGCCCTTGGGCGCCATGGAGAGCGGAAG GAAAAGCGTGCACGATGCCCAGCCGCAGATATCGCGGGTGGATGACATTAAAGCTTCGCCGGGCGGACAGGGCCAGAGTTCGCCGGCCCAGCAATCGCCGCAGGATCGAGCGGCCGCCAAGCGGGCCGAGCAGCGGCGGGCCGAGCAGGAGCGGCGCAGGCGCGAAGCG TTGGCTGGCCAAATTGATATGAACATGCAGAGCGATCTCATGGCTGCCTTCGAGGAGACGCTGTAG